The DNA window TTCGGTGTTGTCGGGCAACCGCAACTTTGAAGCGCGCGTGCATCCGCAGGTGAAGATGAACTTTCTGGCATCGCCGCTGCTGGTAGTAGCTTATGCTATCACCGGCCGCGTAGACGTAGATCTGTTCAACGACCCGCTGGGTTATGATCCCAACGGAGAGCCGGTATATCTGCGTGACATCTGGCCCACACAGGATGAAATCAATGAAGCAATGGCCGCAGCTGTTAAACAGGAAGATTTCCGCGATACCTATGCGGTGATCTTTGATGGTGATGATCAGTGGAAAGGGCTGATAGCGCCTACCGGCAAGGATTATCACTGGAGTAATGATTCTACCTATATCAAGGAAGCACCCTTTTTCTATGATCTTCCGGATACACCTCCGGCAGTAGAAGATGTCCGGAATGCCCGTGTATTGCTGATGCTGGGTGATTCCGTGACAACAGACCATATCTCACCGGCGGGCTCTTTTAAAGCAGATACTCCTGCCGGCAAATACCTGCTGGACAGAGGCATTGATCCGAAGATGTTTAACTCTTACGGTTCCCGCAGAGGCAATCATGAGGTGATGATACGGGGTACTTTTGCCAATGTGCGCATCAAAAATGCATTGTCTCCGAAGGAAGGTGGTTTTACTACGCTGATGCCGCAGGGTATGGTATTACCAATTTACGATGCAGCCACGCAATATGCCGCTACTAAAACACCTTTGATTGTACTGGCAGGAAAAGAGTATGGCAGCGGTTCTTCCCGTGACTGGGCCGCCAAGGGTACCAATCTGCTGGGTGTAAAAGCGGTGATCGCGGAAAGTTATGAGCGGATTCACCGCAGCAACCTCGTTGGTATGGGTGTATTGCCACTGGAATATGTAAACGGAGATACAGCTTCCTCTTTAGGGTTGTATGGTACAGAAACATATACCATTACAGGTATTGCAGAAGATCTGACACCAGGCAAGATGGTAACGGTAACGGCTACCCCGGCCAGTGGGCCTGAAATTGTGTTCCAGGTTAAATGCCGCCTGAATTCAGCTATCGAAATAGAATACTATAAAAACGGTGGTATCCTGCAATATGTGCTGAGAGCATTCCTGAAAAAAGCATAAAACTGCTCATATCGTTGAAGGCTGACTATTACAGATGGTAATAGTCAGCCTTTTTCTTTTATACGAATACTAGGGTCTGTTAAATGCAGCGATCTTTTTGCGATCACCTACCAGCCATACCACATCTTCCCATTCAAAAGGCATATCAGAAGGGGGATTGAGGATACGGTTGCTGCCGCGTGCGATGCCTACTACAAGGGCACTGGTTTTTTCACGGATACCGGAGCTGCGGATGGTTTGTCCTTTCAGGCCATTGTGTTCGTCTACCACGATGCTGGTAAGACCTACATTATCGTTGGCCACATCATCACTTCTTTCCACATTGAGGGTATTGACTACCCGGTTAAACTCTTCCAGCTGTGCTTCTGTGCCGATGGCGGTGATGATATCGTGTGGGAATAGTTTTTCATCACGGGTAGGGGCATAGATGGTGACATTGCCTCTTTTGATAGCGCCTACATTGATGCCGTATTTTTCCCGCAGCTGCAGATCCGCCAGGGGCGTGTCTATCAGGGTAGACCATGGATTGATTTCCAGTTCGGATACCTGCGCATCCCAGGGAAGCAGATCGGCAGCCTGAGCTTTTTTAGCCGCGGCCACAGCCTCTTCACGGGCATTCAGGTTAGACAGAAAGCGATGTTCGATACGGCCGTAATATTTCTGCAGCTGTTGCCTTAATGCCAGTAATACCACCAGCATCACCAGCGATGTGCCCAGCAATGCGGGCCAGAAAGGGAAGAACTGTCTCAGCAGGAAACCGACCAGCAATACAGCGATCACGTTACGGATCACTTCCACCACTACCAGCGGGCCCCGGTTGTATTTGGAGTCGAGCCAGAGCGCTTTATAGGCGATGCTCTGCACCTTTTTGATGGTAAGTGCTGAAATAAAAGGCCCCATCATAGCAATGGCAATGACTACCGCTATCAGTTTGGCCAGCAGCTGGTTGTTCACATATTTGGCAACGAATGGCCATACATAGTAGGTATTCAACAGGATGATGGCGATGAGGATCACACTGTTGAGGATAATAACTTTCAGATAAGCATTGAGTACCGCACGCCAGTCACTTTCACCCTGCAGGGTTTGAGAACTGGCAGAGTAGCGGTTGATCGCTGTCAGCCATTTTCCCGGGATGATCTTTTCCAGCCAGTTGTACAGCGGTGTGGAAAACTTGATCATGTAAGGCGTGGTGAAGGTAGTGACAGCAGAAACACCTACAGCTACGGGGAACAGGAACTCGCTGGTAACGCCCAGCGTTACGCCCAGTGTGGCAATGATAAAGGCAAATTCGCCTACCTGTGCCATACTCATGCCCACCTGCACGGATTCTTTGAGTGGGCGGCCGGATACCAACGCACCGAAGGTCGTGCTGAAGAATTTACCGAAGATAGTCAGCAGCGTGATCCATAATACGGGCCAGCGGTATTCCACGATCATCTCCGGATTGATGAGCATACCTACAGACACAAAGAAGATAGCGCCAAAAAGGTCCTTTACAGGCTGAATAAGGTGCTCTACTTTTTCGGAGGAGGTAGTCTCCGCAATGATGGAACCCATGATAAATGCGCCCAGCTCTGCTGAAAATCCTACCTGTGTGGCCAGGATCACCATACCCAGGCAAAGGGCAATACTTAAAATGAGCAGTGTTTCACTGTTCATATATTTCTCCATCTTCTTCAAAAAGGTAGGCAGCAGGAAAATGCCTGCGAGGAACCATACCGCCAGGAAGAACATTAGTTTGGCGATGGTAAACAACATCTGAGTGCCTTCAAACTGTTTACTGACGGCCATTGTGGAAAGCAGCACCATCAGCAGGATTACCACAATATCTTCTATCACCAGTACCCCGAAAACAATTTTGGTAAAGGGTTTTTGTTTGATACCCAGTTCTTCAAAAGCCCTGATAATAATGGTGGTGGACGAACTGGCCAGCAAACCACCCAGGAACAGGCTGTCCATCGTACTCCAGCCCATCAGCTGCCCGGTGAAATAACCGGCCACTGTGATACAGGCAATTTCCACAAAGGCAGTAATAGCGGCCGTGCCTCCTACACGCATCAGCTTTTTAAAACTGAATTCCAGTCCCAGTGAGAACAACAGGAAGATCACACCGATCTCAGACCATATTTTAACACTCTCCCCGTCACTGATGGAGGGGAAAAGATGGAAGTTAGGCCCCACCAGAAAGCCGGCGATGATGTAACCTAATACCATAGGCTGCTTCAGTCGCCTGAATAATAAAGTAATAATACCCGCCGCTCCTAAGATCAATGCCAGGTCAATAATCAATTTCGGTAGATGCATACAGTAAAAATCGATTTATAGATTTGCGAAATGTACAGTTATGCCCAACGTGTAAACGCCCGGACATATGTGTTAAAGCCAGTTTCCTTGAATCGCTGAACGTCGCTAATATATTATTTTTTCAGGGTGTTGGCAAGAGAAATATTGAGAAATTTCGTCATCATAGGTGTCTGGTTTTAAAATTCGTATATACGACATCGTTAGAAATGACTGAAGTGGCCTACTGTGGCCACAGTGCAGCTATATAGGCTATATTCGGAGTATACCAACACATACCAGACCATGAGCCAGTATGATCATATTGCCAACTCCTACAGGGCTATTGCCGAGTCCATTCCCTACCGTGGCCCTGAATGGTATTCCCTGTATACAAGACTGGGCAGCCTGAGCGGAAAATCGGTACTGGACCTGGGTTGTGGCGATGGTATGAGCAGCCGCCGGCTTAAAAGCTGGGGCGCTGCGCGGGTAGTGGGGGTGGATGTTTCGGAAGAAATGATCCGGTTGGCACGCCTCACCGAACAGGAGCAGCACGATGGAGTAGAATATGTACTCGCAGATGTAGCCACCATGGGCCGTATCGGCACCTTCGATGTGGTAACCGCTTCTTACCTGCTGCATTATGCAACCAGCCGTACACAACTGGAACAAATAGCCCGGTCTGTTTATGAGAACCTCCGGCCAGG is part of the Chitinophaga flava genome and encodes:
- a CDS encoding class I SAM-dependent methyltransferase; amino-acid sequence: MSQYDHIANSYRAIAESIPYRGPEWYSLYTRLGSLSGKSVLDLGCGDGMSSRRLKSWGAARVVGVDVSEEMIRLARLTEQEQHDGVEYVLADVATMGRIGTFDVVTASYLLHYATSRTQLEQIARSVYENLRPGQSFITSNLNPQEPAVPSLFLPEHKLHFKLISGLLVEGATIRCTLLSEGQEVSFDTYWYSWKTYQEVFRAAGFASCELEPYIISAEEEKKYPPGFWDVYRARPWVIQLVCRKNG
- a CDS encoding cation:proton antiporter, whose amino-acid sequence is MHLPKLIIDLALILGAAGIITLLFRRLKQPMVLGYIIAGFLVGPNFHLFPSISDGESVKIWSEIGVIFLLFSLGLEFSFKKLMRVGGTAAITAFVEIACITVAGYFTGQLMGWSTMDSLFLGGLLASSSTTIIIRAFEELGIKQKPFTKIVFGVLVIEDIVVILLMVLLSTMAVSKQFEGTQMLFTIAKLMFFLAVWFLAGIFLLPTFLKKMEKYMNSETLLILSIALCLGMVILATQVGFSAELGAFIMGSIIAETTSSEKVEHLIQPVKDLFGAIFFVSVGMLINPEMIVEYRWPVLWITLLTIFGKFFSTTFGALVSGRPLKESVQVGMSMAQVGEFAFIIATLGVTLGVTSEFLFPVAVGVSAVTTFTTPYMIKFSTPLYNWLEKIIPGKWLTAINRYSASSQTLQGESDWRAVLNAYLKVIILNSVILIAIILLNTYYVWPFVAKYVNNQLLAKLIAVVIAIAMMGPFISALTIKKVQSIAYKALWLDSKYNRGPLVVVEVIRNVIAVLLVGFLLRQFFPFWPALLGTSLVMLVVLLALRQQLQKYYGRIEHRFLSNLNAREEAVAAAKKAQAADLLPWDAQVSELEINPWSTLIDTPLADLQLREKYGINVGAIKRGNVTIYAPTRDEKLFPHDIITAIGTEAQLEEFNRVVNTLNVERSDDVANDNVGLTSIVVDEHNGLKGQTIRSSGIREKTSALVVGIARGSNRILNPPSDMPFEWEDVVWLVGDRKKIAAFNRP